Proteins found in one Patescibacteria group bacterium genomic segment:
- a CDS encoding alkaline phosphatase family protein — MARKILVIGLDGMPESLIKKLGKQGIIPNLYRLYKKGVFGSLESTMPPITAPAWVSFATGVNPGKHGCFNFLKLSKGSLSVNRAITSRDIKSPTLYEILNLQGKKSILINLPVSFPPITNDIILTSIMSRGENFIFPQSLKKEMPILKKYRVSPNPEIAAYGSREKFATEVRRIEKIRFDCAKQLFQKKEWDFFFLLISSPDWIQHKCFDRLVSGKISKNSESCNIYQDIDKSLGWFLENIKDDTSLIIISDHGFKVYEGFFYVNAWLHKEGLLQLQKVREDFVETPISRLAEEKSLAKKKKKRIKIERLYNFLVRHPFLFRKITPSYRYIKSLLPFYFDLSATQRPDIPSSKAVSISIGANDIYFHDKNRFSDGLLSADAYRRLLKEVKTELSQLKSPLSREKLFKKVFAKDEIYSGDYTSFAPDLLLEEKSFKTSKETRPAIFSIQIVNSHSPDGIFIGYGSEFVKGKRIKNLKIFDIAPLILHLLDIPIPKNMDGRIRRELFDKDSFMAKRAIKTQSYRIKKTFPKKYKEGKEDTEEVKRRLKTLGYF; from the coding sequence ATGGCAAGGAAAATTTTGGTCATTGGTTTAGACGGAATGCCTGAAAGCCTAATTAAAAAATTAGGCAAACAGGGTATTATCCCTAATTTGTATCGCCTCTATAAAAAGGGCGTGTTTGGTAGTTTGGAAAGCACTATGCCCCCTATCACCGCTCCTGCTTGGGTATCTTTCGCTACGGGGGTTAATCCTGGAAAACATGGTTGTTTCAATTTTCTCAAATTATCTAAAGGTTCACTCAGCGTTAATAGGGCTATCACTTCTCGAGATATTAAATCTCCAACCCTTTACGAGATTCTTAATCTTCAAGGAAAAAAATCTATTCTAATCAACCTTCCAGTTTCTTTTCCTCCTATAACCAATGACATAATTTTAACCAGCATAATGTCTCGAGGAGAAAACTTTATTTTTCCCCAGTCGCTAAAAAAGGAAATGCCCATTTTAAAAAAATATCGAGTTAGTCCAAATCCTGAGATTGCTGCTTATGGAAGCAGAGAAAAGTTTGCTACCGAGGTGAGAAGAATCGAAAAAATTAGGTTTGACTGTGCTAAGCAATTATTTCAGAAGAAGGAATGGGATTTTTTCTTTTTATTAATCAGTAGTCCTGATTGGATTCAGCACAAATGTTTCGATAGGCTTGTTTCGGGTAAAATTTCTAAAAATTCAGAGTCTTGTAATATCTATCAAGACATTGACAAATCTCTTGGTTGGTTTTTAGAGAATATCAAAGACGACACCTCTTTAATTATTATTTCCGACCACGGTTTTAAAGTCTATGAAGGCTTCTTTTATGTTAACGCCTGGCTCCATAAAGAGGGTTTGCTTCAACTTCAAAAAGTGCGCGAAGATTTTGTCGAGACTCCAATCAGCCGATTAGCCGAGGAAAAGAGTTTGGCTAAGAAAAAGAAGAAAAGAATTAAAATCGAAAGGTTATATAATTTTTTAGTCCGCCACCCATTCCTGTTTCGCAAAATCACCCCCTCATATCGTTACATAAAATCATTATTGCCTTTTTACTTTGACCTCTCGGCTACCCAGAGACCGGATATTCCCTCTTCCAAAGCAGTATCCATTTCTATTGGGGCTAACGACATATACTTTCATGATAAAAACCGTTTTTCCGATGGACTATTAAGCGCTGATGCATATAGAAGGTTGTTGAAGGAAGTAAAAACAGAGCTTAGTCAATTAAAATCTCCGCTATCTCGAGAGAAACTGTTCAAAAAGGTTTTTGCTAAAGATGAAATCTATTCCGGCGACTATACCTCATTTGCTCCCGATTTATTGTTGGAAGAAAAATCTTTTAAAACCAGCAAAGAGACAAGGCCAGCAATATTCTCTATTCAAATAGTTAATAGTCACTCTCCAGATGGAATCTTTATCGGCTACGGTTCCGAGTTTGTGAAAGGCAAAAGAATTAAAAATCTCAAAATTTTTGACATCGCTCCTTTAATTCTCCATCTATTAGATATTCCCATTCCTAAAAACATGGATGGCCGGATTAGAAGGGAGCTCTTTGATAAAGACAGCTTCATGGCTAAACGGGCCATTAAAACTCAAAGCTATAGAATTAAAAAAACATTCCCCAAAAAATATAAAGAGGGAAAGGAGGATACAGAAGAGGTTAAAAGACGTCTAAAGACGCTTGGATATTTCTAG
- a CDS encoding alkaline phosphatase family protein, with protein MEKRTVIIGIDGVPFGLMNNLSEKGVMPHFKKLKNEGVFKKMRSSIPPISSISWISIITGKNPGEHGIFGFMELMPKTYTLHFPNFNDVQEKPFWLKKRNKKFAIINVPSTYPPKPLNGIHLSGFISLDLEKAVYPPELFPKLKEMNYQVDVDSSLAHQSMSLFLKKLNETLEARIEAYRYLWKKEDWDVFMFVFTGTDRIGHFLWDAYRNKNHQYHADFLDHFNRIDKVIGEISKKLRKDDSLFMLSDHGMGKMKANVNINYFLKKRGFLDLDKNLKSYNQITEKTKAFALEPARIYIHRQGKYPRGKVNKSQREKITKQLVEAFNSLKYENRKVIKKIYHKEEIYQGKCLNQAPDLVLLPRSGFRFRANIDKETLFEKDVFSGEHTLDDSFLFVRSPQIRDLPENLTVEDFVPLLEKTF; from the coding sequence ATGGAAAAAAGAACAGTTATTATCGGCATTGATGGTGTCCCTTTTGGTTTGATGAACAATTTATCGGAAAAAGGGGTAATGCCTCATTTTAAAAAATTAAAAAATGAAGGTGTTTTTAAAAAAATGCGTTCTTCTATTCCACCCATTTCGTCTATCTCCTGGATTTCAATTATTACTGGTAAAAATCCTGGTGAACATGGAATTTTTGGTTTTATGGAACTTATGCCTAAAACTTATACTCTTCACTTTCCTAATTTTAATGATGTCCAAGAAAAACCCTTTTGGTTAAAAAAGAGGAATAAAAAATTTGCTATTATTAATGTTCCCTCCACTTATCCACCCAAACCTCTTAATGGTATTCATCTCTCTGGTTTTATCTCCCTAGATTTAGAAAAAGCTGTTTACCCTCCTGAGCTCTTTCCTAAATTAAAAGAAATGAATTACCAAGTCGATGTTGATTCGAGCCTAGCCCACCAATCAATGAGCCTTTTCCTTAAGAAACTGAACGAAACCCTTGAAGCTCGGATTGAAGCTTATCGTTATCTTTGGAAAAAAGAAGATTGGGATGTTTTTATGTTTGTTTTTACTGGTACTGATCGAATTGGCCATTTTCTCTGGGATGCTTATCGAAATAAAAATCATCAATATCATGCCGATTTTCTTGATCATTTTAATAGAATCGATAAAGTGATTGGGGAGATTAGTAAAAAACTAAGAAAAGATGATTCTTTGTTTATGCTTTCTGATCATGGTATGGGAAAAATGAAAGCTAATGTTAATATTAATTATTTCCTAAAAAAAAGAGGTTTTTTAGATCTTGACAAAAATCTCAAAAGCTATAATCAGATTACTGAAAAAACCAAAGCTTTTGCCCTCGAGCCAGCTAGAATTTATATTCATCGACAAGGAAAGTATCCTCGAGGAAAAGTAAATAAATCACAAAGAGAAAAAATTACTAAACAATTAGTCGAGGCTTTTAACTCTCTAAAATACGAAAATCGAAAAGTAATTAAAAAGATTTATCATAAAGAAGAAATTTACCAAGGAAAATGTTTAAATCAAGCACCAGATCTGGTCCTGTTACCTCGATCTGGATTCCGCTTTCGAGCTAATATTGATAAAGAAACTCTTTTTGAAAAAGATGTTTTTTCTGGAGAACATACTTTAGATGATTCTTTCCTCTTTGTTAGAAGTCCGCAAATAAGAGATTTACCAGAAAATCTAACCGTAGAAGATTTTGTGCCTCTTTTAGAAAAAACTTTCTAG
- a CDS encoding NAD-dependent epimerase/dehydratase family protein produces the protein MAKQIKKTRKKVKKMKRTTFVCHNKNKTCWNCPAAIFKGNVDFRACGQEKKVESLREDGQIVIECSRRPKLGHYEPNITFEQCPEWEKTKYGYLLKNMRVMILGIDGYLGWTLALKLGKLGFQVSGIDNYTRRDSVMERCAHTIVPIARMTKRLKTARKVLGIDINFRKMDICDIENLKIFLEEEKPEAIVHYAEIPSAPYSMIDVDHAIQVQKNNVIGTLGLLWTMKDIVPNASLIKLGTLGEYGAPLTGRPLFEGMFPADAILKWDNREWSLGGELTPRDPVSLYHVSKVQDTFNVYEACKYWWLRSYDVMQGVIYGVHTQEVSANPKLRTRLDIDEWFGTVVNRFVAQVILGLPLTIYGSGSQIRGMIALEDAMECMVRLIASPPEPGQYAVVNQISGLHKISELAETIAEVGRKKFGLKAKIQRLENPRVETEEHPFEVVSRNLPQLGFKPKVSLEKEITRMFKLLTKREIKERIKAKAQLVWPKTRWSGEKRKSEVLEIYKPGTKKVKGYKGKLDI, from the coding sequence ATGGCCAAACAAATTAAAAAAACTAGAAAAAAAGTAAAAAAAATGAAGAGAACAACATTTGTTTGTCACAATAAAAACAAAACTTGTTGGAATTGCCCGGCGGCTATCTTTAAGGGTAATGTTGATTTCCGCGCTTGTGGTCAAGAAAAAAAGGTTGAAAGTTTAAGAGAAGATGGTCAAATCGTGATTGAATGTTCCCGAAGACCTAAACTTGGTCATTATGAACCCAATATTACCTTTGAACAATGTCCAGAATGGGAAAAAACGAAATATGGTTATCTTCTCAAAAATATGAGAGTGATGATCTTGGGTATTGATGGCTATTTGGGATGGACATTAGCCCTAAAATTAGGCAAATTAGGTTTTCAAGTAAGCGGAATTGACAACTATACGCGACGAGATTCTGTTATGGAGAGATGCGCCCACACAATTGTTCCTATTGCTCGAATGACTAAACGTCTCAAGACAGCAAGAAAAGTATTAGGGATTGATATTAACTTCCGGAAAATGGATATTTGTGATATTGAAAATCTAAAAATTTTCCTTGAAGAAGAAAAACCAGAGGCAATTGTTCACTACGCAGAAATCCCTTCAGCTCCGTATAGTATGATCGATGTTGATCATGCCATCCAAGTCCAAAAAAATAATGTTATTGGTACTCTGGGACTCCTATGGACAATGAAGGATATCGTCCCCAATGCTTCCTTGATTAAATTAGGTACTTTGGGAGAATATGGCGCCCCATTAACAGGCAGGCCTCTTTTCGAGGGCATGTTCCCGGCTGATGCGATTTTAAAATGGGATAACCGAGAATGGAGCCTTGGAGGTGAATTAACCCCTCGAGATCCAGTCAGCCTTTACCATGTCAGCAAAGTTCAAGATACTTTTAATGTCTATGAGGCTTGTAAATATTGGTGGCTTCGGTCTTATGACGTCATGCAGGGAGTGATTTACGGCGTTCATACTCAAGAGGTCTCAGCTAACCCTAAACTCCGCACCCGGTTGGATATTGACGAATGGTTTGGAACAGTTGTCAATAGATTTGTTGCTCAGGTTATTTTAGGCCTTCCTTTAACTATTTATGGCAGTGGCAGTCAAATAAGAGGAATGATTGCTTTAGAAGATGCCATGGAATGTATGGTCCGGTTAATTGCTTCGCCGCCTGAGCCAGGTCAATACGCCGTTGTCAATCAAATTTCTGGCCTTCATAAAATAAGCGAATTGGCTGAAACAATTGCTGAAGTAGGTAGGAAAAAATTTGGTCTGAAAGCAAAAATTCAGAGATTGGAAAATCCTAGGGTTGAAACTGAAGAACACCCTTTTGAAGTTGTCTCCAGAAATCTTCCTCAATTAGGTTTCAAACCAAAAGTTAGTTTGGAAAAAGAAATTACCAGAATGTTTAAACTTTTAACCAAACGGGAGATTAAAGAAAGAATCAAGGCCAAAGCTCAACTAGTTTGGCCTAAAACAAGATGGTCAGGAGAAAAAAGAAAATCTGAAGTATTAGAGATATACAAGCCAGGAACTAAAAAAGTAAAAGGCTATAAAGGCAAACTAGATATCTAA
- the trxA gene encoding thioredoxin, whose protein sequence is MDISTSEFSKEVLESKTPVLVEFWASWCLPCQTANSLLEEIKKEYKKKIKVIKINLDKNPTFSSKYNVKGLPTFMIFKKGKEKERKIGAQSKDNLCQMIEKFI, encoded by the coding sequence ATGGATATTTCTACTAGCGAATTCTCTAAAGAGGTCTTAGAATCAAAAACTCCTGTTTTGGTTGAATTTTGGGCTTCTTGGTGCCTTCCCTGCCAGACAGCCAATTCTTTGTTAGAAGAAATTAAAAAGGAATATAAAAAGAAAATAAAAGTTATTAAAATAAACCTTGATAAAAATCCAACTTTCTCATCTAAATATAATGTTAAAGGCTTACCCACTTTTATGATTTTTAAAAAAGGAAAGGAAAAAGAAAGAAAGATAGGCGCTCAATCAAAAGACAATCTTTGTCAAATGATTGAGAAATTTATTTAA
- a CDS encoding GDP-mannose 4,6-dehydratase encodes MKILITGGCGFIGVNLVNYLLKKTNWQINVLDNLSIGKLKDLKTISKNSKKRVNFFKGDIRNKKDVEKAIVNCHYLVHLAAQTGVISSQKDPFQDAEINIFGTLNLLEASRKKGLEKFIFASSAAPLGEQQPPLDEKKVPQPLAPYGASKLAGEGYCSAYAGSFGLKTTALRFSSAYGPWSYLKGSVVAKFIKQIINKEAVTIYGDGEQTRDFVYVEDICQAIYLSLTKKLTNNFNLFQIGTGKETTVNKLFQLLEKEFSKRNYKVIKPKYEKSRPGEIKKNYTNISKAKKILDYKPQTELTEGIKKTLDWFLK; translated from the coding sequence ATGAAAATCTTAATTACCGGCGGCTGTGGTTTTATTGGTGTCAATTTAGTCAATTATTTACTCAAAAAAACAAATTGGCAAATTAATGTTTTAGATAATCTTAGTATTGGCAAACTTAAAGATTTAAAGACGATTAGTAAAAATTCCAAAAAAAGAGTTAATTTTTTCAAAGGCGATATTAGAAACAAAAAGGATGTTGAAAAAGCAATAGTTAATTGTCATTACCTTGTCCATTTAGCTGCCCAAACTGGTGTTATCTCTTCTCAAAAAGATCCTTTTCAAGACGCTGAAATTAATATTTTTGGAACACTCAATCTGCTAGAAGCAAGTAGGAAAAAGGGGTTAGAAAAATTTATTTTTGCTTCATCTGCCGCTCCGTTAGGCGAACAACAACCACCTCTTGATGAAAAAAAAGTCCCTCAGCCCCTTGCTCCTTATGGAGCTAGTAAATTAGCTGGTGAAGGCTATTGCAGCGCCTACGCTGGTTCTTTTGGCCTAAAAACTACTGCTTTGAGATTCTCTAGCGCCTATGGTCCCTGGTCTTATCTAAAAGGAAGTGTTGTCGCTAAGTTTATTAAACAAATAATAAATAAAGAAGCCGTCACTATTTATGGGGATGGTGAGCAAACCCGAGACTTTGTTTATGTTGAGGATATTTGTCAGGCTATTTATTTAAGTTTAACCAAGAAACTTACCAATAATTTTAATCTTTTCCAGATTGGAACAGGAAAAGAAACAACTGTTAATAAATTATTTCAATTATTAGAAAAAGAATTCTCAAAAAGGAATTACAAGGTGATAAAACCTAAATATGAAAAATCAAGACCAGGTGAAATTAAAAAGAATTATACTAATATCTCTAAAGCTAAAAAAATCCTCGATTATAAGCCTCAAACAGAACTTACTGAAGGAATTAAAAAAACGCTTGATTGGTTTCTAAAATAA
- a CDS encoding glycosyltransferase family 39 protein — MLIIIKKSIKYIFLILGVSIIFLFNIWLINQGSGFTIPRELLFRTQADIMKPLIAFPVILVFLLLINKLFSSKIKKLSHKQKTILIFLFCLVSAFSLSWTVQTNPDSGTYLVESNYLVKNGVIKYFRDWGTFSCRLTMPVMPFLYGTSFKLISNKAIAVILVNLLIFLGIIVNTYLIGRRLLNSRAAIYIIILFSTTPFIITQSHLMLLDLGLTFFLSLSFYLILKNIDEPSYKKGLLAGLIFFIASLTKATGILYLTALFLSFLIWIIICQENKKTIICYLFSWITMGFLDLIYAIWKKDLYFKTLITNKDIIPAFLPLIIVGLFLLLSLLFLIKGYWPKLKKKQLNKFFLIGIIIFYLIISLLFLWGGKKAFYLRTIFIGTNIPIALLFYSSFYFAYKKKFMVPIILIPWLATVNFIHFTMFKHQLYSYPVILLLAVFSLTSFFKNKQKQIRAMLVILAFSLTITYFFFLPMINKHVKNNIRDSVRYVNQYEPQEVVVLFFPVGELGEMFQKSLERTSRCPQPPSITDLMAFYTNTPITYEKTDDFINKLENGIQPEAVFLVYHLDLPVVENKKLEALLNENYIEGPMFDENRGAGVWHVKIKLYYPSRQE, encoded by the coding sequence ATGTTGATAATAATCAAGAAGTCAATAAAATATATTTTTCTAATTTTAGGAGTTTCGATTATTTTCCTGTTTAATATTTGGTTAATTAACCAGGGTTCTGGTTTCACTATTCCTAGAGAGCTTCTTTTCCGAACTCAAGCTGACATCATGAAACCTCTTATTGCCTTTCCAGTTATCCTTGTTTTCTTATTGTTAATCAATAAGTTATTCTCTTCAAAAATTAAAAAACTTAGTCATAAACAAAAAACGATTTTAATCTTCCTTTTTTGTTTAGTTTCTGCTTTCAGTCTTTCTTGGACTGTTCAAACAAATCCCGATTCAGGAACATATCTCGTTGAGTCCAATTATTTAGTTAAAAACGGTGTTATCAAATATTTCAGAGACTGGGGAACTTTTAGTTGTCGATTGACGATGCCAGTAATGCCTTTCTTATACGGAACGTCTTTTAAATTAATCAGCAATAAAGCAATAGCCGTAATCCTAGTTAATTTATTAATTTTTCTGGGAATAATTGTTAATACTTATCTAATTGGCCGCAGGCTCTTAAATAGTAGAGCGGCCATTTATATAATCATCTTATTTTCAACGACACCCTTTATTATTACCCAATCTCATTTGATGCTACTTGATCTCGGCCTGACATTTTTTTTAAGTCTATCTTTTTATTTAATTCTGAAAAATATTGATGAACCTTCATATAAAAAAGGTTTATTAGCAGGTTTGATATTCTTTATCGCCTCTCTAACAAAAGCAACCGGAATACTTTATTTAACCGCTTTATTCTTATCGTTCTTAATCTGGATTATTATTTGTCAAGAAAATAAAAAAACGATCATTTGTTATCTTTTTTCATGGATAACAATGGGTTTCCTTGATCTTATTTATGCTATCTGGAAAAAAGATCTTTATTTTAAAACTTTAATTACTAATAAGGATATTATTCCCGCTTTTCTGCCCTTAATAATTGTAGGATTATTTTTATTATTAAGCCTTCTATTTTTAATTAAAGGCTATTGGCCCAAACTCAAGAAGAAGCAATTAAACAAATTTTTTTTAATCGGGATAATTATCTTTTATCTGATTATCTCATTGCTATTTTTATGGGGAGGAAAAAAGGCTTTTTATCTAAGAACAATATTTATTGGCACTAATATTCCTATCGCTCTCCTTTTTTACTCATCTTTTTATTTTGCTTACAAAAAGAAATTCATGGTACCAATAATCTTGATTCCTTGGTTAGCAACGGTAAATTTTATTCATTTTACGATGTTTAAGCATCAACTTTATTCTTATCCAGTAATATTATTACTAGCTGTTTTTTCTTTAACTTCGTTTTTTAAAAACAAGCAAAAACAAATCAGAGCCATGTTAGTCATCCTTGCTTTTTCTTTGACAATTACCTACTTTTTCTTTTTACCAATGATTAATAAGCATGTCAAAAACAATATTAGAGATAGTGTTAGATATGTAAACCAATACGAACCACAAGAAGTTGTTGTTCTTTTTTTCCCTGTAGGGGAATTGGGAGAGATGTTTCAAAAGTCACTTGAAAGAACCAGTCGATGCCCTCAACCGCCAAGCATTACTGATTTAATGGCTTTTTATACCAATACTCCTATTACTTACGAAAAAACAGACGATTTTATCAACAAATTAGAAAATGGCATCCAGCCCGAGGCTGTATTTTTAGTCTACCATCTCGATCTTCCTGTTGTTGAGAATAAAAAGTTAGAAGCCCTGTTAAATGAAAATTATATTGAAGGGCCAATGTTCGACGAAAATAGAGGAGCGGGCGTCTGGCATGTCAAAATTAAGCTTTATTACCCTTCAAGGCAAGAATAG
- a CDS encoding IPT/TIG domain-containing protein gives MEKILNYLIAAILAVSIFILFYLPIEFILTEIWMLTPKIPPLIATSLLIVFIFFLSFVEWGKILRKKKFLSLLLIGIIILAGFVYREWRDQKLERGLLPKIYSIFPPLWGIQGNTIEIKGKNFFPDHRRGKVMIGDQELLIESWADELVVGKQQVPKEFGTFSLRLIRSDGVISNSLWFEVKDPDELLNYY, from the coding sequence ATGGAGAAAATTTTAAACTACTTAATTGCCGCCATTTTAGCCGTCAGTATTTTTATTTTGTTTTATTTGCCGATTGAGTTTATTTTGACTGAAATTTGGATGTTAACGCCTAAAATTCCTCCCTTAATAGCGACTTCGCTATTGATAGTTTTTATTTTTTTCTTAAGTTTTGTTGAATGGGGGAAAATTCTGAGAAAAAAGAAATTTTTATCACTTCTCTTAATTGGAATAATAATTCTGGCTGGTTTTGTTTATCGAGAATGGCGTGATCAGAAGCTAGAAAGAGGGCTCTTGCCTAAAATTTATTCAATCTTTCCTCCTCTTTGGGGAATTCAGGGTAATACTATTGAAATAAAGGGTAAAAATTTCTTTCCCGATCATAGGAGAGGAAAAGTGATGATTGGTGATCAGGAATTATTAATTGAAAGCTGGGCCGACGAATTGGTTGTAGGCAAACAACAAGTACCCAAAGAATTTGGAACTTTTAGTCTCCGTTTGATTAGAAGTGATGGAGTAATAAGTAATAGTCTTTGGTTCGAAGTAAAAGATCCTGACGAACTGTTAAATTATTATTAA
- a CDS encoding oligosaccharide flippase family protein, producing the protein MKINLLREQLTKISKNQLVMGSGILFFGSLLGNFSNYLFHLLMGRMLGPIDYGALAALIGVAYLLSIPIATIRLVVTKFVSELRGQGKLLVVDYFYQWTIKKALVFGSLILLIFLIISPLTTSFLHLQSNFFLFFIGLSSFLSLFLYINLATLQGFLFFKRYFLAETSAFIIKLVLSIFLVYLGYQIFGALTAVVIGSAIGFILSFWFVKKILGKKIEKNDFNERKVVIYALPVFLSILAFTSLYTTDIVLARHFLSAQEAGFYAALAVLGKIIFFGSMPVSLVMFPMVSEHEARGKQYQKLLFQSLGLVLFVCLGITSVYFLFPKLMINILYGRQYLSATHALPLFAVFFSLYSLTYLLVNYYLSIKKTRVVFFPSIAALAQIIFLSIFHQNLTEMIWVSITVLIGLLISLSGYYLWESKKLSLAFKN; encoded by the coding sequence ATGAAAATTAATCTTTTAAGAGAACAATTAACAAAAATCTCTAAAAATCAATTAGTGATGGGGAGTGGTATTCTGTTTTTTGGCAGTTTGTTGGGTAATTTTTCCAATTACCTTTTTCATCTTTTAATGGGAAGGATGTTAGGACCGATTGATTACGGCGCCTTGGCCGCTCTAATCGGCGTGGCCTATCTTTTAAGTATACCTATTGCCACCATTAGATTGGTGGTCACTAAATTTGTTTCTGAATTAAGAGGCCAAGGAAAATTATTAGTGGTGGATTATTTTTATCAATGGACAATAAAAAAAGCCCTTGTTTTTGGTTCGCTTATTTTGTTAATTTTTCTAATTATTTCTCCTTTAACTACCTCCTTTCTTCATCTCCAATCAAACTTTTTTCTCTTTTTTATTGGTCTTTCCTCTTTTTTATCTCTTTTTCTTTACATTAATTTAGCTACTCTTCAGGGTTTTCTTTTTTTCAAGCGCTATTTTTTGGCCGAAACATCGGCCTTCATTATTAAACTAGTTTTAAGTATTTTTCTGGTTTATCTGGGTTATCAGATTTTTGGGGCTCTGACTGCTGTTGTCATTGGCTCGGCTATTGGTTTTATTCTCAGTTTTTGGTTTGTTAAAAAGATTTTAGGTAAAAAGATAGAAAAGAATGATTTTAATGAAAGAAAAGTGGTTATTTATGCTTTGCCTGTTTTTCTCTCAATTTTGGCTTTTACCTCGCTTTACACCACGGACATTGTCTTAGCCAGACATTTCCTTTCAGCTCAAGAAGCTGGCTTTTACGCGGCTCTAGCAGTTTTAGGTAAGATAATCTTTTTTGGCTCAATGCCAGTTTCTTTAGTGATGTTTCCTATGGTTTCAGAACATGAAGCCAGAGGGAAACAATACCAAAAATTGCTTTTTCAAAGCCTAGGTTTGGTTCTTTTTGTTTGTCTTGGGATTACCTCAGTTTATTTTCTCTTTCCCAAATTAATGATTAATATTCTTTATGGCCGTCAATATTTATCGGCAACTCATGCTTTACCCCTTTTTGCGGTTTTTTTCAGCCTCTATTCCTTAACCTATCTTTTAGTTAACTACTATTTATCAATCAAGAAGACTAGGGTAGTTTTCTTTCCAAGCATAGCTGCTTTAGCTCAAATAATCTTTCTTTCAATTTTTCACCAGAACTTAACGGAAATGATTTGGGTATCAATCACTGTTTTGATTGGACTACTAATCAGCCTTTCAGGCTATTATTTATGGGAATCAAAAAAGCTATCTTTAGCTTTTAAGAACTAA
- a CDS encoding glycosyltransferase family 1 protein — translation MKVALDISPLKTGHQFRGIGAYTQSLLQALQAIKRADFEVVSVEAGEIPKDCDLVHYPYFDLFFKTLPLMRKKKTVVTIHDTTPLVFPEHYPPGIKGRLKFEAQKMTLKTVNRVITDSKNSKKDIAHYLAYPEEKIEVVYLAASEIFQPIEEKKKLAKVRKKYNLPVKFVLYVGDVNYNKNVLGLVKACKAMKLPLVIVGKQAAQKEFDQTHIEDQPLVQLIKQYGQDKEVIRVGYVSDEDLVVLYNLATVYCQPSFYEGFGLPVIQAMACGTPVVTSKEASLPEISGQAAVLVDPYDINDITNGLAVAIEDEDLREKLIKRGLNQAKKFSWEKVANETYKVYQKVVKAK, via the coding sequence ATGAAAGTTGCTCTTGATATTTCACCATTAAAAACAGGTCATCAATTTCGAGGAATTGGTGCTTATACTCAAAGCTTGCTCCAAGCTCTTCAGGCAATTAAAAGAGCTGATTTTGAAGTGGTTTCAGTTGAGGCAGGAGAAATTCCCAAAGATTGTGATTTAGTTCACTATCCCTATTTTGACTTATTTTTCAAAACTTTACCTTTAATGAGAAAGAAAAAAACTGTGGTCACTATCCATGACACGACCCCTTTAGTTTTTCCTGAACATTATCCTCCCGGGATTAAAGGTAGATTAAAATTTGAGGCGCAAAAAATGACTCTCAAGACAGTCAATCGGGTGATTACTGATTCAAAGAATTCTAAAAAAGACATTGCTCATTATCTAGCTTATCCTGAGGAGAAAATCGAGGTTGTTTATTTGGCGGCTAGTGAAATTTTTCAACCAATCGAAGAAAAAAAGAAGTTGGCAAAGGTAAGGAAGAAATATAATTTACCGGTTAAATTCGTTCTTTATGTTGGTGACGTTAATTACAATAAGAATGTTTTAGGTTTAGTTAAGGCTTGTAAGGCGATGAAGCTGCCTTTAGTGATTGTCGGCAAGCAAGCAGCGCAAAAGGAATTTGATCAAACCCATATTGAAGATCAGCCTTTGGTTCAGTTAATCAAGCAATATGGCCAGGATAAAGAGGTGATTCGAGTCGGTTACGTGTCTGATGAGGACTTGGTGGTTCTTTATAACCTCGCCACGGTTTATTGCCAGCCTTCTTTTTATGAAGGTTTTGGTTTGCCGGTTATCCAAGCCATGGCTTGTGGAACGCCAGTGGTGACCAGCAAAGAGGCAAGTTTACCGGAAATTTCTGGCCAAGCAGCGGTGCTGGTTGATCCTTATGATATAAATGATATAACCAATGGCCTGGCGGTAGCCATTGAAGATGAAGATTTAAGAGAGAAATTAATTAAAAGAGGTTTAAATCAAGCCAAGAAGTTCAGTTGGGAAAAAGTAGCCAATGAAACTTATAAAGTCTATCAAAAAGTGGTTAAGGCAAAATAA